In Manduca sexta isolate Smith_Timp_Sample1 chromosome 23, JHU_Msex_v1.0, whole genome shotgun sequence, one DNA window encodes the following:
- the LOC115443226 gene encoding importin subunit alpha-4, which translates to MATDQMKNRMHVFKNAGKDVDEMRRRRNEVTVELRKNKRDETLQKRRNVPITYSTDEEEIDRTLTETDFKELVQNAANADNPEVQLAAVQQCRKLLSSEKNPPIDDLIAAGILPVLVQCLPRADSPTLQFESAWALTNIASGTSAQTNKVVHAGAVPVFLQLLMSPHENVCEQAVWALGNIIGDGPVLRDFVIELGVVKPLLSFIKPGIPISFLRNISWVIVNLCRNKDPPPQVKTIQEILPAINVLITHNDINVLVDTVWAVCYLTDGGNEQIQMVIESGIVPKLVPLLSHKEVKVQTAALRAIGNIVTGTDEQTQVVLNCDALSHFHALLSHQKEKICKEAVWFLSNITAGNKQQVQAVIDAGLLPKIVENLSKGEFQTQKEAAWAVSNLSISGTKEQIEALINCGVIPPFCNLLSCKDTQVINVVLDGLSNMLKMSRENADQVATIIEECGGIDKIEALQSHEKVEIYKMAYDIIEQYFAGEEEDATLVPAAAESGFQFDPAAGAPHENFRF; encoded by the exons atggcgacgGATCAGATGAAAAACCGCATGCATGTATTCAAGAATGCAGGCAAAGATGTCGAC GAAATGCGCAGGCGAAGAAACGAAGTCACAGTCGAActcagaaaaaataaaagagacGAAACACTGCAGAAAAGACGCAATGTTCCCATCACCTACTCGACAGACGAAGAGGAGATCGACAGGACGCTCACGGAGACCGACTTCAAGGAGTTGGTTCAGAACGCAGCTAACGCAGACAACCCTGAAGTGCAGCTGGCGGCCGTGCAGCAGTGCCGCAAACTGCTGTCCTCGGAGAAGAATCCGCCCATCGACGATCTAATCGCCGCCGGCATCCTGCCGGTGCTGGTGCAGTGTCTACCGCGGGCCGACAGCCCCACGCTGCAGTTCGAATCCGCTTGGGCCTTAACAAACATAGCGTCAGGCACGTCAGCACAGACCAACAAAGTGGTGCACGCCGGCGCCGTCCCTGTCTTCCTTCAATTACTTATGTCGCCGCACGAGAACGTATGCGAGCAGGCGGTGTGGGCGCTCGGCAACATCATCGGCGACGGTCCCGTGCTGAGAGACTTCGTCATCGAGCTGGGAGTTGTCAAACCTCTGCTGAGCTTCATCAAGCCAGGCATACCCATATCGTTCCTACGCAACATCTCCTGGGTGATTGTGAACCTGTGCAGGAATAAAGATCCACCACCACAGGTGAAGACCATCCAAGAGATTCTGCCAGCCATCAATGTCCTCATCACTCACAATGATATCAAT GTACTGGTAGACACAGTATGGGCGGTGTGTTATCTCACAGATGGAGGTAATGAACAAATCCAAATGGTGATAGAATCTGGTATTGTACCCAAGCTGGTACCGCTGCTGTCCCACAAGGAGGTGAAAGTACAGACTGCTGCGTTGAGAGCCATTGGTAACATAGTCACCGGCACTGACGAACAGACACAAGTGGTGCTGAACTGCGACGCGCTCTCACACTTCCACGCCTTATTGTCTCATCAG aaagaAAAAATCTGCAAAGAGGCAGTATGGTTCCTATCAAACATAACTGCAGGCAACAAACAGCAAGTGCAAGCTGTCATTGATGCTGGTTTACTGCCCAAGATTGTAGAGAACCTTAGTAAGGGAGAGTTCCAGACACAGAAGGAGGCCGCATGGGCCGTCTCCAATCTGAGTATAAGTGGCACCAAGGAACAAATCGAGGCTCTCATCAACTGCGGCGTCATACCGCCCTTCTGCAATTTACTGAGTTGCAAGGATACACAAGTTATTAAT GTTGTGCTCGACGGTCTAAGCAACATGCTAAAGATGTCGCGCGAGAATGCGGACCAAGTGGCCACCATTATCGAAGAGTGCGGCGGCATAGACAAGATAGAGGCGCTGCAGAGCCACGAGAAGGTCGAGATCTACAAGATGGCCTACGATATCATCGAGCAGTACTTTGCAGGAGAG GAGGAGGACGCGACGCTGGTGCCGGCGGCGGCGGAGTCCGGGTTCCAGTTCGACCCGGCGGCAGGCGCGCCGCACGAGAACTTCCGCTTCTAA
- the LOC115443242 gene encoding uncharacterized protein LOC115443242 isoform X4 gives MKVNRLDNRWEKPLPNFHHKVGLFYDVASLNNRISARSLADDTFDESYSNVKCYACDLKKKHYTLQFKTFSPMTQNSLPSINSN, from the exons ATGAAGGTTAACCGCCTTGACAATAGATGGGAAAAACCGCTACCAAA TTTCCATCACAAAGTGGGTTTGTTCTACGATGTGGCTTCGCTGAACAATAGGATTTCAGCTCGCTCCCTCGCGGACGACACCTTCGACGAATCCTACAGCAATGTCAAATGCTACGCTTGCGATTTGAAGAAG AAACACTACACGCTGCAATTCAAAACTTTCAGCCCGATGACACAAAATTCTTTACCATCTATAAATTCAAACTGA